TGTCCCTCGTGTCAAAGTGTCTCGAGTGCATCAGGATGGGGAGAGGCGGCAGGTATGTGAGGCCCGAGGGTTAGAGTGGAAGGAATCTTCTACCTCGACGTGAGGATGCTTCTCAATCAAGACGCTGTTCGTGTCAATCCTTAAAAAGTCCCATCTGTCACTGTGCTTTTTAAATTGGTCttgcattttaaaaagcagcttgTTTGCTTGATTGTcaacaggattacgcaaaaagcACTTCTGCACATTTCCccgtgaataattcatgggtgtTCATTCAAAATCAGGCATAGAAGTCTGtgtctgcgtttgtgtgtgtgtgtatgtgtgtcattTGGTGCAGACGTTAATTAAGGAGGCTTTATTCAGCTGGATCTGGACGAAGGGGGCGGGTCCAGGAACTCGCCATCACTCTTTAACTTCGCCTGATAGGGCTCTTAGCGGAGTTACATACGCTACTTCCTGTTGAATTACATGGAGTTTGTTTCAACCACATTTCTTTTacaagaggagcagctgagatAAATACCTTTTTTAATCTTTGCTACCAAACTGTGTGAATGGAGATGAGGAAGCTTCTGCATTTTGAAAGCAAGATGAATGGGCAGGAGAACAGATTCCTGTAAAtactgtgttgtttgtgtcactCTCTGGGAGGGGCAGACCTTAACACAACCTTTAACCAGCAATTACCCAAAGCTTTGGTTTGGGGTTTTCAGAGGGAACTCAGGAAACAGACTGAGAGGAAGTGGTGATCGTCTGGGGAGCACGGCTCATTAATCTGtgattattcaaatgaaaataaatgctgGCAAAAATATCAGAATATATCTCCAAAACCAAAAGTAAAATTTCAAAAAAATAGAGGAATAGAAATAGAGATTGAATTCTGTGAATTTACACAACTTCTTCCTTTATGGATAAATGGTCACTGCTTCCTCTCACTtaccagaaatgaagccaaaacagcAAGGTCCGGCCGATTCacacgctcgaccaatcacgcGTCAGTCTCTGTGTGATAAGCACTTCCTTAAATGACAGGAACCGTCTTTCACAAAACTAAAAGTttgtccactaacatggaggaggtaggattttatgacctttactgatAAAACCCATAGAGACGCTATGGCTTCACTTGGGCTTTGTCATGTCTTCCGAATACAGAGAAGTAGAGTGTTGTTATTCTTAATTTAAGATCAATCAACCAAAGTTAAGCAGCTTAAGTATTCAGATTTAGTTTGAACATTTACCTTTTGAGATTTTTCATCACTCTTAAGAATCACTTCTCCTTCACAGATCCTGTAAATGAGTAATCCTGTGCGTTCATGCATGACTGGATTTGTTTCACTGTCATCTGATGTAATGTTTCACTCAAGTTtcctatttgttttcattactgcTGGTTTGACTCTGGTGAAGAGGGACGGCCTTATTTCCTGTGGGAGGGGCGCGGAGGTTCCCACCACAGACACATCTGAGTTTACTTAGCGTTCATGGTTTAAGTAAAGCACACGATTCCATTGAAGGGTATATGTGGAGCTCACGACACACAGGAAATGCGCCGTCTCATTTGGGATTTTTATAGTTCTTGTctggactttgtgtgtgttttgtgtgtctgtgtcacatttgtgttttctgagctTTATACATGAAAAGTCTGCATTTTGTACTTGTAAGGATGAAACATCGCCAAGACGAGTAGATTGTTGTTAATATAATTACTCAATACATTGATTAGTGATTTAAGAAAAGTCATTTATGGCTACTTTTTTGTACAAGACGTTTGCTGATTACAGTTTTTTCGATTGTGAGCATTTTATACTTTTATCTGATATAACATTGATCTAATTTTAACTGCAGTTTTGACCAAATAAGCAGTTGTAAGACATCACTTCAACCTAAATAACTGGAGTTTTAGTAATGTTGCTCTGAATGTATCTCAGAACTTGTAGGGGACTCTTTCATCTATGTCTCCAAAATTAAATTTAGAAGGATTAGACAAGAAACTGTAATTACAGATGTTTTTCAGTGCTTTAAATCTTCACCCCTCCCGATCATCTGTAGCTTTGCCAGAACTGCaattattgattaatcattCTATTAGTTAATCAACAGAAAAGAAGATTTACataagtttctgtttttctttatgatTTATGATCGTAAACCTAATTTGTTTGGGTTTTGGACTTTTTATCAGACACAACAAGACATTTAAAGACACAACAAGAAACATGTTATTGAGCAGATGATAAAATAATCTGCACTTTTAGTTGTGTCCCTATCGACAGAGTTGTAGATTAGAGTTCACCGTCCCTCGACCTCTCACACAGATTCCTCTTCCCTGCAGGATGGAGTCGTCGTGTCTGGACCTGGCTCTGGAGGGGGAGCGGCTCTGTAAGACCGGGGACTATCGGGCCGGCGTGTCTTTCTTCGAGTCGGCCATCCAGGTGGGAACCGAGGACCTTCAGATCCTCAGCGCCATCTACAGCCAGCTGGGAAATGCCTACTTTCACCTGCAGGACTACAACAAAGCCCTGGAGTACCATCGGCACGACCTCACACTCACCAGGTAGTTTCCCAGTTTGGATCATAACGTGTTCCGAAACCACCTCCTATGCCTCATCAATTGTTCTAAACAgaatatctcaagaacaccttgagggaacTTCGCCTCTTCAAATTTGGGTCAAATGTTCAGTTTGATTCAAATATGAACCGATTTGAtttgggaggtcaaaggtcacggtggtCTCACTGGCCTCTGCAAGACATTAGATTGACTTTTTAACGAGGGTTTGTGTTCATGCACAAAAGTTTTAATCAGCTTCCAACAGAAGTAATTAAAGATTCATCTCAAACAATATTATGAACAGAtgttaaaactttttttaatcacgatcccccccccccccccatgattaAATTGCTCAACTCGACTCCACAGTATTTCTGCCTGCAGATGTAAATTACTTTCTTGCCTCTTGTGTCTTCGCACTAACACACTCCAGTAATCTTCCAATATTCCAGTCTAATTATTTcctaatgtttttattttttttcccctttcaaTCCCAGAACGATTGGCGATGAACTGGGCGAGGCCAAAGCCAGCGGTAACCTTGGGAACACATTAAAGCTTTTAGGACGTTATGAGGAAGCGGTGGTTTGTTGCCAAAGACATTTGGAAATTACAAAAGCCATATATGATAAGGTGGGTTTTACTATAATGAGTTTTATTGTACTgatattatattgaattatgTTTCTTAGTCCTTTTTTAATCCTAGAAAACTGAGAATGAatgatttttcacttttctgttAATACAATTTCAGTCTGTTGCTCAATGACTtagctaaatataaatatatatgaatttgTTAAACCACGTAACGCTCTGCGAGGCCACAGAAAACTGTAGATATGTGCACGATGACGGCCGAGCCTCGGCAAACCGACATCTAGAATAGTTTTCCAGCACCCCCGATGCAAACAAGCAGGTCTGGTGTCTGCCTGGTGTATTTTAAGTATGTAATTACAACTGCGGTCAGTGTGGCTTCCATCTGTGAAAACCCGGTGTGCGTGCTGTAGGTTGGGCAGGCTCGGGCGCTGTATAATTTCGGGAACGTTTACCACGCCAAGGGAAAGAGCATCTGCTGGACTGGAGCCGAGCCAGGAGAGTTCCCAGAGGAGGCCCGGATCGCCCTGAGGAAAGCTGCACAGTACTACGAGTGAGTTCACACCAACGTTTGCTTCTACATGTTGAGTGGTGGTTTGCTTTTATTTGGGgtattatccatccatccattgtctTGTGCTTATCTGGGCTCCGGTCCCAGAAGAAGTCACTCCAGACGTCTTTCCACAACCTACTGGGGGATCCAGAGGCGTTCTTGGCCCAGCTGGGATATATAATCCCTCCAGGAAGTTCTGGGTCTACCCTGGGGTCTCCTCCCCGTTGGGCACTCTACCATCTACGTGATTCTGTAGGATTTAGAGAACGATCAGAGTCACTGTTCTTGGTGAAGCTGTGTCCACAGTCTCAGTGCTGTTCTTGGCTCACAGGGTTTGCACTAAGTGGAAATCCACCatgacgtcacccattggtttgtgaaCTGCCTCAAATTTACTGTTTGGTCAGTGACATCtcggttttcttttttaaacagaagAAACCATATTTGAAGGACGATTCAGGCATTTCCACTGTCTACGAGTGGAGCCCAATGTGGTCTTCTTTATTTATCATCCATCTGCCTTAGGGTTTAAACTGTATACTGAGATGTGTCATCTGAATCTGGCCGTCTTATCTCACTTTATTTCCCCACACCATTCAATGGAAACTGAAGAaaccgatgtgtgtgtgtgtgtgagattagATCTCAGGAGATCAGCAGTTTAAGAAATACTAAACCCGTCCTGTCCGCCTACTTGTTTTTCTGGAACTTGTAACCATGTATTAAAGTCTCAATGGTTGGAGTTGCCCGTGTTGTCAACACGTGTGGTCCAgttgtcattatttattaataaagagaaaacccaaatacaaacaaatacatagaACTtgaatttgagaaaataaaccttttgaaagttagatttaaatataaatgcacaACTTTACAGCAATCTTTATTCTGGCCTGGAATATCATCCTGAAAATGTTGACAACTAAAACatgtatttccccccccccccacaaagaGCGAACCTGTGCCTGGTGAAGGGTTTGGGCGATCAAGCGGCTCAGGGTCGAACCTATGGGAACCTTGGGAATACTTACTATCTGCTGGGCGACTTTGGAAATGCAGTGGCTGCACATGAACAGGTGGGTGGCGGACATCTGACAAAAACAATGTAGCCTCACTCTCACTTAACCATTAACACCTGATCTAAATAACGTGCacattctgtttttttcatgtaTGGCAGCGGCTGCTCGTCGCTAAAGAGTTTGGGGATAAGTCAGCCGAGAGAAGGGCCCATTGTAACCTCGGCAATGCCCACATCTTCCTCAGTCAGTTCGAAGTGGCGGCCGGTCATTACAAGTGAGTCGCCCGGATCTCACCCTGGTTATTTGGAGATAATGCTCTCTGTCTTCTTTGGACAAAAAGCCGATCAGATTAAATCCAAATGATCTAAAaatgtttacttttatttacaaatttaaGGTTTCTAAGCAgcatataaacattttgtcaaagggaaaatacagaaatatacaGGCTCGTAAATACATTGTAGTGTGTTGCAAACCCTTCTGTAACTATACTGCCTTAAAATGCTTCTTATGGTGCTTCTTCTTTGGTTACACAAATGAGCCAAATAAAGTTTTGAATACAACACAGTCTTCCAAAACCAGATTTTCAGTTGCTCACAACCACTCACTCATTAAGCCCAGCAGTTTCTAATCCCTTCACTGCGGCCCCTGGAAAGCGCCACAGAGCAGATAACTATCATTCCTGTGCACCCACCCTCCACATTCTTtgaccttcctcctcctctgttcttgCCCCCAGGAGGACGCTTCAGCTGGCCAGGCTTCTGAAGGACCGCGCCGTGGAGGCCCAGGCCTGCTACAGTCTGGGCAACACCTACACGCTGCTGCAGGACTATGAGAGAGCCATTGATTACCACCTCAAGCATCTGGTCATCGCTCAGGACCTCAGCGACAGGTATCCACTGGAAAAGAAGCTGCTTTCCTGCCAAGTTGTTAGCCTTTGAGGAATAATGGGCGTGGGCAGTTTGAATGTGGGCGGTCCCTGAACGAAGCATTTGCTGAATTGGGGGTGGATACTAAACACACAAGACACTGAAAAGAAGGGAAATTCACAAGGAAACACTCACAGCATTAAATGTTTTGggaaaaacatgaacattaagGAAAATATTAGTCATTAAAACAACTTTCTATGTACAAACTGTACTTGTCATGCTAAATATTTGATCAGTACATGAAACATGATTTGACCTTTGCAGATCAAATTAAACATCTGATCCACCTTAATGAACTCTGACATTAAAACGCTGCCAACAGCAAGCAGATGTGGTGTGTTATGATGTTAGCACTGAACCAAGTACAAGATAAAAAGATGAaagtcaacacaacacagatgaAGTCATTTTATAAAGTCTTCTCCTTTTCTACAGCTCTGCCAACAAAGCAATCCACACATATTTGGTGTGAATCTTTAGTCTTTGGAAAAAGAAGCAGAATTATTTTTACTATAAACTTTCACAGCTTTATTATTGtcatgtaaaatacagaattatTTCTGGACCAAATTTCGTTCAAGCTCATTCATGTCTGAAATGCAGactaatatattattatattataattattctgTTTCGGAAACATGGCTCTTCTCCAACATTTAAGATGCTTTTGGACCAgatatatatttctataaaaaaatgtatatttcgaGAAATGAACtcctgaaaaacacaatcatgaacatttgattattttcttgcTTGGAGAACTTGTTCAGATATTATCACTGAGGTAATGAGGGAAGTTTTGAATCATCTGAAAAACACCATGAATGACAATATGCCATTAACAactgaattgttttttaatacttagtatttatatgaataaaagtaaaaaaatgccAGACTCTTTGTGGAAGTAGaactctccctctgctcctcctctttctctttatacCTTCTTATAATGGGAAGAAAAGAGAGTTCTTTGTAAACATGAGTTTACTCTGAAAAATAATGATGTGGCGTATTGATGGTTGTGAAATGTGTGATTGTGATACGTAATAGTTTGAGGAACTTCCTCCTCGTTGTTGTGTAATCCCTGTTGAGTCTGCTCAGccagtttccctctgtgtgcACCACTGCAGAGTCGGTGAAGGAAGAGCGTACTGGAGTCTAGGAAATGCCCACACCGCCCTGGGGAATCATGAGCAAGCCATGTACTTTGCTGAGAAACATCTGGAAATTGCCAAAGAGGTGAATGTTCactgcttcacctcctccctccgaGTCCAATGAGTAGCTACCGTCAGTCCACAGCCCCATCTACTGgttgaatgcagcagcaatgcttGAGACTATGAATTCAGCTTCTTATATGTATACAtccattcatatttattatgGACAGAGAAGCTGCAAAAACCAGTTCAAAAAAGACATACAAGGTCCAATATaatgatttttctttgttttaaaaaaagacgGGAGACAAAAGCGGCGAGGTCACAGCCAGGATGAACCTGTCGGACCTGCGGCTGGTTGTCGGCCTGAAGTCCAACTCCAACATCCATCCCAACATCTTCcgcaacacaaacacttacaatTCCCCTCTGCCAGTGAGCTACCAGGGTTACTCCAACCACCCAGGTGAGTCACCGCTCCTcagaacacaacaacagacgaGTCCTTTTTAGGAACGTGTCAAAACATAacgtctctgtctttgtctcaggGATGAATTCTCcgttgaggaggagaggaagtgcagAGAACCTGAAGCTGAGTCCAAGTCCTGAGAAAAGTCCACCTCCAGACTCCCCAGCGATGCCAGTACGTTAGTGGGTCACCTTACTGCAcgaggcagagacacacacacggtgtcAGGGGTCTAATGTTTGGTCACACTGATTTCAGAAAGCTCTTGACTTAATTAAATGCCTCACCTATTTACTTTGCATATATAAATCCAGAACTTgttagagaaataaataaattcctggTTCTTCATATTGTGGATTTGTCCTGGATtagtgtaatcctgctgacaaacaaatcaatgtacAGGGGATAATTAATTTCCCTGAGTACCTGTTCAACCTTTTAACGTTATCACGGGAAAACAAAAGACCTGTGAGATTaaattctctctctgtgtttgcaccTTCTCAACTGTTCAGGGCTTGGACGAGGATAAGTTCCCCGGCTCTTCAAAAAACAACACCATCAAAGCTTCCACcaaactcttcctcttccatcGGCTGAGGAGCAGGAAGCACAAGACCAACAAGTCGCCTCCTAAAGACCAACAGGAAAACTGCAGCGAGCAAACGGCTGCAGAGCAGGAGACGCCAGCGTCCATCAAGGTATTTCTATAACACGCCTCACCCTGCCCACTGTAAACATCCCTGGAAAAATACCACGAGAGGATTAACGATGATTCACACaagtaaaagtttaaaaagatCACGTTGTTACGACTGCGGGAAAAAATAATACCGACTGGAAATGTGTGATCATTATTTCTGACTCATAAGTTGCTCAAAGCAAAGTTGAGGCAGGTTCAAAatgattatttcttttttaaagaatattaGCAGTCACATGAAAAGTTGTTTTATTATCATTGGtccagatcaaactgaaccatgtgTTTGTATCAACACTTTAATAGTTTTGAAAATTTTGACCAATTGTGGGAAGTTGAGACAGAATGAAACTATAGGAGAAGATGAAGTGGTTTTCTtgtcatcttctcctctgatgATAAATGACGAGGACGTTCACTGAACCAGAGATCGGTGATGTGCAACAGCACTGACAAATGAACCggttcattcattttttccatTCAAAGTAAAAGAAGGCGCACGTCTGTCAACAAACCATCAATGTCCAGTATAGGTGGACGTAGCGCCTTTTCAAAATTCTGAATCATGCATCAAATCTTCGATGTATTTGGATTATTCAGTAGGAAAATAAGACACAACACGTGACGTTAATGAGGATTGTGTCACGTGTCCtcactttgttttattctatGTTATCCACGCTACAGGCCGGATCGCGTGACACCATCGGAGAGGACGGCTTCTTCGACCTCCTGTCTCGTTTCCAGGGCAGCCGAATGGACGACCAAAGGTGCTCCCTCCTGGATGGCCAGAGCCATCTCCCCGCCcattcctccccctcctccaccccacctGTAGCTGAAAGGAAATGTGAGTCAGCCCCTCCTGCTTCATCTGTGTTCACACCATCATTCACGTTGTCTGGTGAATCCAAAATGATCCCGTGGAAAGACGTGAAAGAAAGTGACCACATGAAGGTCTCTTCTCAGTTTCCCTCATGGTGTGAATGCAGCTTTTCCACAAGCGTGTCCTTAGATATTAAATGTTGAGAATCATTCATTCCTAGGAGCTTTGAGAGTTTAAAAGTTTTTCAATGGACCTTTTGACACTTTTTGTCCAACATGAACACAAGCGTTTCGGGGTTTGTCCTCGATGGACGACGCTTTACAGCCAATTTTCTAGATGAGGGAAGTGCTTGATGCTCAAATTCTGGATTTTTTGCCAAAGGTTTCCTCAAGTTTCATTAAACTGCAAACTTGGAACAATTGATCCCTCTAGCACCGAATTCActtccaaaataaaatgcacGACTCGCCGTTCCCTTCAcgagcaacaaaataacaactcTCTTGATTTCCAGCTATTTCGGCACGCGACCCACCATTGCAGGATCCTGGTCAtttcctggagctgctggccAGCTCCCAGGCCCGTCGACTGGACGACCAGCGAGTCAGCCCGAGCCATTTTCCTGGCTTACGGCTCAGCACCTGCAGCCCGCCGCGTACACCCTCCACCTCCAGCGCAGAACAGGACCCCACACAAGGTGACGGAGTGATGGAAGCTAACATCCAGATGAAATGTCAAGATGCGTACGTAGAGATTAatgctcttttttccccctcctcccctcccagccCCCTCCTCCAACACAGATACCCCTCACACAACCTCCCTTTACAGTCGACTCGAGACCAGTGCTGATCAGCCTGAGGGGGACGACGTCTTCTTCGACATGCTAGTTAAGTGCCaggtgagaaaaataaatctattaatgcagaaaaaagaaaattttcAGACAGTCGGTGTAGATATTAGGACAATgttataaaatacaaacatcatGGAACTAATTGAAACTGGTCTTAATTGATCTTTTGATCGTGGGAAAGATGATGGACACCGACTGTCTCTGTAGTTTGTGGCATTTCCACTGTTTATTCTAATCTTCACCTTTTCTTAAATTATGGGGAAGGGGAAATAATTCTGGGACTCTCAAAAAGTCTTTAAATAACATGACTCTGCAGAAACCctggttaaatatttaatttgttcttgATTTATTATCAGACACTTTATTCTCCCTGAACTGTGCGCTTCACTGTGATACTTCTGATCCAATCTGCACTGACTAAGATACTTCAAATTAAGCATCCTCCATGTCTCATCTGATAACATGGAGTTCACCTGTCTACACTGCCTCAGGCCTACATTGACCCACTCTCTTGCCTCTTGTGATGTTTCAGGGGTCCAGACTTGACGACCAGAGGTCCActgctccaccttctcctccaccttctgctCCATCTTCTTCATCTAAGGGCCCAACGGTTCCAGACGAGGATTTTTTCAGCCTCATCCTGCGTTCCCAGTCCAACAGGATGGAGGAGCAGCGAGTCCAGCCGCCACCTGGTGTTACCCAATCCAAACTAGACTGACCCCAGGCAGCGATTTGTGGTGTTATCTCAGGACCCCCCCGTATGAAGTAAccaagctttttttttgtaaccaCATGACCCTTGATTCCTGCCTTTTGGAGCGGTCCTGACAACATTCACATGAGAATGCCAAGAATACAAGTGACGTTATGAGGAATTATGGTGTCAAATAATACAGGAGTGGTCATTATGACTGTGAAACCAAGGGAAATGTAGCGTCTCAGGCTTTTATCAGACACGTGGGGACCAGTGATGTCCGTCTGCTCTGGAGGCTTGCATCAAGTCGCTCGTACAAACTGTGGGTCGTTCATTTGCTTTAAGGATATAAGCCAAACTGAAGGAATCTCTGCTTCATGTTGGACGAGACACATTCTATGGATTGAGGGATCCGACCAGAGACTCTGCAGTGAAGCAAAGTGGAACCGCTTGGTCTtaactgacctctgacctctccaaCAACTCGTCAAAGGGTCAAGTGGCAGAACCTCAGGGAAATAAAGGTTCACGTCCGTCCTTATTGCTCCACTCATGACCAGTGGAGCCATTTATAGGAGCCACTTCTGGATCTTGCATTTAAAGACTTTAACAAGGACAATTTCATTGTTTAAGGTTGTATGAGTGGAGCCATGAAGTGAAATGGGATTTTTCTTCTATGTAACAAGATTTTACAGATGATTAACTAGTGTGAGTTAAAGAAATGTTATTTTAGCCTTTATACTGATGTTCTCCTGATAATGGAGAAATAAAATCTCATGAATTTACATTAGTTCTTTATTTAACCTAGATTGGGTTCAGcgtaaaacattttcataccTCAGAAATCAATTTAATCTTCATATCGATATAAATAAGTGTATTTACAAAGTCTTCTCCACATCACTGCATCATATAATCATCACCTGAGCAAAGTTGGAGCAGAAATATTTAAGACTTCCTCAGTGCACATTAGAGGTTAGGTTATTTATTCCGACATTAAAAGATCCGTCTACGCCTCTGACGTCAGCCTCTCCTGATGCGTCCTGCACCTGAAAGAAGGAAGTGGCCAATTTAAGATtcttttaaagatgttttaacCATTGACTTCATATAGTAAACAACGATCCAAGCTGTGGTAtcaaaactgaactgaacagaTCACTCATCGGTACCAAAGAAATGACAGTTACAATTGTAAGAGCCTCTTGATGTCCTGAGGATTACCAGAGAGCGGACTTCTAATCTTACCTGTTGACGCAGCAGTTCAAGAAGCAGTTGTTTGTCTTGTTGAGTCTGTACACGCCAGAGTTCGGCAAATCTTTACACACTGACAAgaacctctgcagctcagacgTCGGGAttccactctgctgctgttgctaaATGGAACGGACAGAAATTGACAATTTAGGTTTAATGCATAAAGAACAGATTCCCACAaagcttggtggaaggatggaatATGGGACACGATAAGTAGAAATTAAGTTGTGGTTGATTCAGGAATTTCTTTGTTCATCGTACAGGATTTTGACATTTTCGATTTAcaaggaaataataaaagatcGTGATGGGAACCATTTGCCTGTGCGGATGGGAGAGCCACTCCAGTTCAGATTGTAAATCAGTGGACGCTGGATATCCGGACAAAGACGAGCCAAGTTTTCAATGAGTTCGACCTCTTTTGCTCGCTACAGACTGTTTATCCGGAGGCAACAAAAGCCTCAGACATGACTCATCAAACTACAATCAGAAACCAGAGGCTGTCCAGCCCCAAAACCTTGTCCTTCTCCTACTTATTCTGCAGTTTAATCTCTGCCTTTCAATACATTTCTGAAAACTCATTCCTAACCAactaaaaagattaaaaatgacCCATATGAGAGAGTGATTAACAGTTACCTTGATTGTGTCGTAGGTGTCTGTGATGATTGTAATGAACAGGCTGAGGATCATGTAGATGAAGAGCGAGACGAAGCTGTAGAGGTAGACTCGGCTGTAAATCCACACCAGGCTGCTCTTCTGCCTCATGTTCATAAAGGTGGGATACATGTCGTCTCCATTGATCAGAGAGAACAGACACTCCGACACTGTGTTTAAGGTCCggaactaaaacaaaaaagaggatgtgatctttatttatattatttgtacTCATGATTGCTATAGACAGACCTAAGTGTTCTCAGGACTGGCTTCAGAGAAGTCGTGCAAACTTTTGTTAGTGTGTCGTAAACACACTTACCTTCTCGTGATATGGTCCAAGGACGATCCAGCCGCACAAACAGTAACTGAGGTAGATGATTCCAGCGCAGCAGATGAACCGGATGACGTTTGGGAAAGCTGCCCTGAGCGTCAGGATGAGGATCTGGAAATGGAAAGTGAACACATGGTGACAGATCTGAAAGATTGTGCACTGAGGACGAGTGTCaggaaaacacactgaagattATATTTTCTCTTTGAGCACACAGTTAAGCTAAAGATAATCATCAAGATGAGCCTTAAATAATCTCCCCAAGGGATTCTAAATATAAACTTATGatggcaaatactttttcaagTGCAGAGCGTAGTACATGTTCCCacgtcctgtttgtgttttttaaatctaaatcatgTTACACCGATGAAACTTTACCTTCAAAATAAGACGTGTGTTGAATTTGAGGCAGATCTCTTTTTGCACAATGGTAAGACTCTTGAGACTAtaactttgaataaaaatacCGAAATCGCTATAAGAAGAAAAATTTGCATCATACAGGCTTTGTGTGTTATGCGATGTTGAATCAGTGCAAGGATGAGCTAATCTGGTTTTACGTTGTACTTCCTGAAGTAGCCCATGTAGCGGATGACCCCGATCCAGACGAACATGGTGCCTGTGCCGAGAAGGATGCTGCAAACATCATAGCTTGTGAGGAcctggaaaaaaatgtattatcagtCTGATTAACGGAAAATATGAACATGCACACTGTATACAGGGTTAGTAAAGTCATGAAAGGCTGTAATTGACAACATGAAACTGACCGAACCATGAATCTGTCTCATTACCTTGGTCTGGATCTCTATCTTCAGAATGGAGCCAATGATGGTCAGTGTGTCGCTGACGATGATCAGGATGTACCAACCGTTCACAAACTCCAACCTGTCCGACATTGGGACTTTTTGATTGCAGTACGACGAGTActcctgtttaaaaaataaaacacaggtcATACTAAACACCAATGAGGAAGTTTTCActgatgttttgtttgaatCATTTGAAAGGATGTTTTAAGGGTTccacttggttttagggttattGGTTAAAATCAGGCTCAAGTTAGGCTTTAAGTTGAAAGGTTAAGCTTGGAGCAAGAGGCACGTTTGTGTCTGACAACATCATGGGAGGAAT
The nucleotide sequence above comes from Platichthys flesus chromosome 9, fPlaFle2.1, whole genome shotgun sequence. Encoded proteins:
- the LOC133960735 gene encoding G-protein-signaling modulator 2-like isoform X2; this translates as MSVSLHYAHDREQVLHVRQRMESSCLDLALEGERLCKTGDYRAGVSFFESAIQVGTEDLQILSAIYSQLGNAYFHLQDYNKALEYHRHDLTLTRTIGDELGEAKASGNLGNTLKLLGRYEEAVVCCQRHLEITKAIYDKVGQARALYNFGNVYHAKGKSICWTGAEPGEFPEEARIALRKAAQYYEANLCLVKGLGDQAAQGRTYGNLGNTYYLLGDFGNAVAAHEQRLLVAKEFGDKSAERRAHCNLGNAHIFLSQFEVAAGHYKRTLQLARLLKDRAVEAQACYSLGNTYTLLQDYERAIDYHLKHLVIAQDLSDRVGEGRAYWSLGNAHTALGNHEQAMYFAEKHLEIAKETGDKSGEVTARMNLSDLRLVVGLKSNSNIHPNIFRNTNTYNSPLPVSYQGYSNHPGMNSPLRRRGSAENLKLSPSPEKSPPPDSPAMPGLDEDKFPGSSKNNTIKASTKLFLFHRLRSRKHKTNKSPPKDQQENCSEQTAAEQETPASIKAGSRDTIGEDGFFDLLSRFQGSRMDDQRCSLLDGQSHLPAHSSPSSTPPVAERKSISARDPPLQDPGHFLELLASSQARRLDDQRVSPSHFPGLRLSTCSPPRTPSTSSAEQDPTQAPSSNTDTPHTTSLYSRLETSADQPEGDDVFFDMLVKCQGSRLDDQRSTAPPSPPPSAPSSSSKGPTVPDEDFFSLILRSQSNRMEEQRVQPPPGVTQSKLD
- the LOC133960735 gene encoding G-protein-signaling modulator 2-like isoform X3, encoding MESSCLDLALEGERLCKTGDYRAGVSFFESAIQVGTEDLQILSAIYSQLGNAYFHLQDYNKALEYHRHDLTLTRTIGDELGEAKASGNLGNTLKLLGRYEEAVVCCQRHLEITKAIYDKVGQARALYNFGNVYHAKGKSICWTGAEPGEFPEEARIALRKAAQYYEANLCLVKGLGDQAAQGRTYGNLGNTYYLLGDFGNAVAAHEQRLLVAKEFGDKSAERRAHCNLGNAHIFLSQFEVAAGHYKRTLQLARLLKDRAVEAQACYSLGNTYTLLQDYERAIDYHLKHLVIAQDLSDRVGEGRAYWSLGNAHTALGNHEQAMYFAEKHLEIAKETGDKSGEVTARMNLSDLRLVVGLKSNSNIHPNIFRNTNTYNSPLPVSYQGYSNHPGMNSPLRRRGSAENLKLSPSPEKSPPPDSPAMPGLDEDKFPGSSKNNTIKASTKLFLFHRLRSRKHKTNKSPPKDQQENCSEQTAAEQETPASIKAGSRDTIGEDGFFDLLSRFQGSRMDDQRCSLLDGQSHLPAHSSPSSTPPVAERKSISARDPPLQDPGHFLELLASSQARRLDDQRVSPSHFPGLRLSTCSPPRTPSTSSAEQDPTQAPSSNTDTPHTTSLYSRLETSADQPEGDDVFFDMLVKCQGSRLDDQRSTAPPSPPPSAPSSSSKGPTVPDEDFFSLILRSQSNRMEEQRVQPPPGVTQSKLD